The following proteins come from a genomic window of Dermacentor albipictus isolate Rhodes 1998 colony chromosome 8, USDA_Dalb.pri_finalv2, whole genome shotgun sequence:
- the LOC139049017 gene encoding uncharacterized protein translates to MTLRLRPSLSSSSLTELIRTVRWREPIHELDLANCILLEPEVLPLHICRCRRLQSLRCVACPLRPSDLLDLMLEWLPHLKEVEFSLVADTDVESEIRQLQQRASEMPDARALNLRRMYAEVSGHRNFKLLSALLRFCPKIDELRVHFVRGTFLNALLECNVIFQQCAGLETFAFSSEVPPSFQQLPPEPIEFTSYAAVCANVTYRRSSNMWNCVLLRDLVDRCGDPLLLPQQLVLVAVHHAEGPTVEWIRLASLEHFWTNVCKLCLLLFPAQPSDGVYATAGAAYRDSLRNLISTKLRQVVELNISAFHFGPDLDLTALHQDGSLEHLQSLSATPCGLRRPSALRRLALNCPDFKEPDVRFDRRGSFVRCAICEGEFLLDHDDMLEMNEDVPVFPNALARLTLSDVHVRVFHWFVEACPAGSLRLSDCPSHSLTDYPSLGQLLARNSSLRCLVLRHDALPFGEACLLENISRIASLQYLCLLSAVTSLDNVAEVSVLAFSDSLKPHIKSVHVHYRSSTDGIEKWITWVKQADAPSGGVLVRDGPCFIYCSTATFIGLAKPLNRDFNEIL, encoded by the exons ATGACGCTGAGACTGCGCCCCAGCCTAAGTTCGTCTTCACTGACCGAGCTGATAAGAACTGTGAGGTGGAGAGAGCCCATTCACGAATTGGACCTCGCAAATTGCATCCTTCTCGAACCCGAGGTATTGCCTCTGCACATCTGCAGATGTAGGCGACTCCAATCCTTGCGGTGCGTCGCCTGCCCGCTCCGTCCGAGCGACCTGCTCGATTTAATGCTGGAATGGCTTCCGCATCTGAAGGAAGTTGAGTTCTCCCTCGTGGCTGATACGGACGTGGAGTCGGAAATAAGGCAGTTGCAGCAGCGCGCCTCGGAAATGCCAGACGCCCGGGCTCTTAATCTCCGACGCATGTACGCCGAAGTGAGTGGACACCGGAACTTCAAGCTCCTCTCGGCTCTCCTGCGCTTCTGCCCGAAAATCGACGAGCTGCGTGTTCATTTCGTGCGGGGAACCTTCTTGAACGCACTCCTGGAGTGTAACGTCATTTTCCAACAGTGCGCGGGTTTGGAAACATTCGCGTTTTCTTCCGAGGTGCCACCCTCCTTTCAACAACTGCCGCCCGAACCCATAGAGTTCACGAGCTACGCGGCCGTCTGCGCCAACGTTACCTACCGGAGGTCGAGCAACATGTGGAACTGTGTTCTACTTCGAGATCTCGTTGACCGCTGCGGCGATCCCCTCCTTCTGCCGCAACAGCTGGTCCTGGTTGCCGTCCATCACGCAGAAGGCCCCACAGTGGAATGGATTCGCCTGGCCAGCCTTGAACACTTCTGGACGAACGTGTGCAAACTCTGTCTTCTGCTATTTCCGGCACAGCCCTCCGACGGCGTTTACGCGACGGCAGGCGCCGCTTACCGCGACAGTCTTCGCAACCTCATATCGACCAAACTCCGGCAGGTCGTCGAGCTTAACATAAGCGCGTTCCACTTCGGCCCGGACCTCGACTTGACGGCACTGCACCAGGACGGCTCGCTGGAGCATCTGCAATCCCTGTCGGCGACGCCTTGCGGGCTTCGCCGCCCGTCAGCTCTGCGTCGTCTGGCGCTGAACTGCCCCGACTTCAAAGAGCCGGACGTGCGCTTCGATAGGCGGGGCAGCTTCGTTCGGTGCGCCATCTGCGAGGGTGAGTTCCTCCTTGATCACGACGACATGTTGGAAATGAACGAAGACGTGCCCGTCTTTCCCAATGCGCTTGCAAGGCTGACTCTAAGTGACGTGCATGTCCGTGTCTTCCATTGGTTCGTCGAGGCCTGCCCAGCGGGTTCACTGCGGCTCTCAGATTGCCCTAGTCACTCGCTCACAGACTACCCGTCTTTGGGACAGCTGCTCgccagaaacagctcgctgcGTTGTCTCGTGCTTCGGCACGATGCCCTGCCCTTCGGCGAGGCGTGTCTGCTG GAAAACATCTCCCGCATCGCCAGCCTGCAGTACCTGTGCCTTCTGTCGGCGGTGACGTCACTGGACAATGTCGCCGAGGTGTCCGTGCTGGCGTTCAGCGACAGCCTGAAGCCTCACATAAAGtctgtacacgttcactaccgaAGCTCTACCGACGGCATCGAGAAGTGGATCACGTGGGTGAAGCAGGCTGACGCTCCAAGCGGTGGCGTCCTGGTTCGAGACGGTCCCTGCTTCATCTATTGTTCGACAGCTACATTCATAGGGCTCGCCAAGCCACTGAATCGCGACTTCAACGAGATCCTGTAG
- the LOC139049027 gene encoding uncharacterized protein: protein MVVIRAHQGLSSLVEKLEAVKSLLTIRVLDLTNCILLEPKELPLHIGKCKELKYLRCVACPLRPSALLDLMLKRLPRLKEVEFSLVAETDVDSEIRELHNTASQGPGILARNLRRIYAEVSGDMNIKLLSALLSYCPKLDELRVHFVRGNFINALLECNAILEQGVNLETFTFSSEVPASNQRLPSTPLDFTSCTAVCANVCYRRSSNMWNCALLRDLAVGCTDPLHLPEQLVLIAVHHAEGLTPEWIRLAALGNFWTNVRQLCLPLFSTQPSDCVYATAGAAYRESLRDFISVKLQQVVELNISAFHFGPDLELTALLQDGSLKHLQSLSVTPCGLRRPSALRRLAQNCPDFKELDVRFDRRGNFFQCAGCEGQLFLDRKDMLEMYEPAPVFHNALARLTLSDVHGHVSLWFIESCPAVSVRLSGCPSPSQPEYTSLGQLLARNSSLSCLVLRHDALPLGEASLLEAISLIGRLQHLCLLSAAPLLNSIAELCVRTYSDSLKPHIKCVHVHYRNSIDGIEKRITWMKQCRVPSGGVLVRNGPCFLYCSTATFIGLAKPLNCDFTNI, encoded by the exons ATGGTGGTGATACGCGCCCACCAAGGGCTGTCTTCTCTGGTCGAGAAGCTAGAAGCTGTGAAATCGCTGCTGACTATTCGCGTACTGGACCTCACTAATTGCATTCTTCTCGAACCAAAGGAATTGCCTCTGCACATCGGCAAATGTAAGGAACTCAAATACTTGCGGTGCGTCGCCTGCCCGCTCAGGCCGAGCGCCCTGCTCGATTTAATGCTAAAACGGCTTCCGCGTCTAAAGGAAGTTGAGTTCTCCCTCGTGGCTGAGACGGACGTGGACTCGGAAATAAGGGAGCTGCACAACACCGCGTCGCAAGGGCCAGGCATCCTGGCTCGCAATCTCCGCCGCATATACGCCGAAGTGAGCGGCGACATGAACATCAAGCTTCTCTCGGCGCTCCTGAGCTACTGCCCTAAGCTGGACGAGCTACGTGTTCATTTCGTGCGCGGAAACTTCATTAACGCCCTCCTGGAATGCAACGCCATCCTCGAACAGGGCGTCAATTTGGAAACGTTCACGTTCTCTTCTGAGGTGCCAGCATCCAATCAACGCCTGCCGTCCACACCGTTGGACTTCACGAGCTGTACAGCCGTCTGCGCCAACGTCTGCTACCGGAGGTCCAGCAACATGTGGAACTGTGCCCTACTCCGAGATCTTGCAGTCGGCTGCACAGATCCCCTCCATTTGCCGGAACAGCTGGTCCTGATTGCCGTCCACCACGCAGAAGGCTTGACGCCGGAGTGGATTCGCCTGGCCGCCCTTGGAAACTTCTGGACGAATGTGCGCCAACTCTGTCTTCCGCTATTTTCCACACAGCCCTCCGATTGTGTCTACGCGACGGCTGGCGCCGCGTACCGCGAAAGTCTTCGAGACTTCATCTCCGTCAAGCTCCAGCAGGTCGTCGAGCTTAACATAAGCGCGTTCCACTTCGGCCCCGACCTCGAATTGACGGCACTGCTCCAGGACGGCTCGCTGAAGCATCTGCAATCCCTCTCGGTGACCCCTTGCGGGCTTCGCCGTCCGTCAGCTCTGCGCCGTCTGGCACAGAACTGCCCGGACTTCAAAGAACTGGACGTGCGGTTCGATAGGCGGGGTAACTTCTTTCAGTGCGCCGGCTGCGAGGGTCAGTTATTCCTCGATCGCAAAGACATGTTAGAAATGTACGAACCCGCCCCCGTGTTTCACAATGCGCTTGCCAGGCTTACGCTCAGTGACGTGCATGGCCACGTGTCCCTTTGGTTCATCGAGAGCTGTCCTGCGGTTTCCGTGCGGCTCTCAGGCTGCCCTAGCCCCTCGCAGCCAGAGTACACGTCTTTGGGTCAGCTTCTCGCCAGAAACAGCTCGCTGAGTTGTCTCGTGCTTCGACACGATGCCCTGCCCTTGGGCGAGGCGTCTCTGCTG GAAGCCATCTCCCTCATCGGCCGCCTGCAGCACCTGTGCCTTCTGTCGGCGGCGCCATTACTGAACAGTATCGCCGAGTTGTGCGTGCGGACGTACAGCGACAGCCTGAAGCCTCACATAAAgtgtgtacacgttcactaccgaAACTCGATCGACGGCATCGAGAAGCGGATCACGTGGATGAAGCAGTGTCGCGTTCCAAGCGGTGGCGTCCTGGTTCGAAACGGTCCCTGCTTCCTGTATTGTTCGACGGCCACATTCATAGGACTCGCCAAGCCGCTGAATTGTGACTTCACAAACATCTAG